From Anopheles funestus chromosome 3RL, idAnoFuneDA-416_04, whole genome shotgun sequence, a single genomic window includes:
- the LOC125769601 gene encoding uncharacterized protein LOC125769601 isoform X4, whose amino-acid sequence MSEFVKQLRQSNKLYRRIAVRQSRFQMQEENRLSSQSTTAATSSIVEIANEGQAPEHHLNVVPDVNTCISVVFDEGDAPVPDDSSAEEDDDSGSLEQPENYSEENFSLSSDANQLNELPFHSRLKHLVLSTNLTHDTTNKLMALLRDTTNFQLPKDARTLLRTPQNIGSQIVPISGGDFWYQGIEKALQCYFRNFNSEINTIEVTLSMDGLPLHTSGTTCFWPILMRVEGIPQAAIRVVAIFCGYSKPENAEEYLRPLVNELNHLHRNGITLNSITRPFKLRCIIGDAPARALIKGKENIVCARIDCMTDCLL is encoded by the exons ATGTCGGAATTCGTAAAACAATTACGGCAATCCAACAAGCTGTATAGGCGAATTGCAGTGCGACAATCGCGTTTTCAAATGCAGGAGGAAAACCGGCTGTCTTCTCAGTCAACTACAGCGGCTACTTCGAGTATTGTGGAAATTGCGAACGAAGGACAAGCACCAGAACACCATCTTAATGTTGTTCCTGATGTGAACACGTGCATAAGTGTAGTGTTTGACGAAGGAGATGCTCCGGTACCCGATGATAGTTCGGCGGAAGAAGATGATGACAGCGGATCGTTGGAGCAGCCGGAAAATTATtctgaagaaaatttttcattgtCTTCGGATGCTAATCAATTAAATGAGCTTCCATTTCATTCCAGGTTGAAGCATTTGGTGCTGTCCACGAACCTCACGCATGACACGACGAATAAACTAATGGCTCTGTTACGTGACACTACTAATTTCCAGCTACCCAAAGATGCCCGGACGCTCTTGCGCACTCCTCAAAACATCGGATCACAGATAGTTCCTATTTCAGGAGGAGATTTTTGGTATCAAGGGATCGAAAAAGCACTGCAATGTTACTTTCG TAATTTCAACAGTGAAATAAACACCATTGAGGTTACACTATCCATGGACGGGCTCCCGCTGCACACAAGTGGAACGACATGCTTTTGGCCTATACTAATGAGAGTGGAAGGAATACCTCAAGCGGCAATTAGAGTGGTTGCTATTTTTTGTGGATATTCTAAGCCGGAAAATGCAGAAGAATATTTAAGGCCTTTAGTAAATGAGTTAAACCATTTACATAGAAATGGCATTACTTTAAATAGTATTACAAGGCCCTTTAAACTTCGCTGCATAATTGGTGATGCTCCAGCACGTGCTTTGATTAAAGGTAAAGAAAACATAGTGTGTGCAAGAATCGACTGTATGACTGACTGTTTATTGTAA
- the LOC125769601 gene encoding uncharacterized protein LOC125769601 isoform X3: protein MLPKDARTLLRTPQNIGSQIVPISGGDFWYQGIEKALQCYFRNFNSEINTIEVTLSMDGLPLHTSGTTCFWPILMRVEGIPQAAIRVVAIFCGYSKPENAEEYLRPLVNELNHLHRNGITLNSITRPFKLRCIIGDAPARALIKGVRYYNGKEGCMKCTCHGEYLAEERKVIFVGVGAAARTDSMFRMQGYGRHHREPTPLTELDDFDIIKNVVTSDSLHLLDHGATKKFLMHWKTAKFSSDEKWSQEQIDNISTFIMNMKLPSEIIRRMRSLKFLKYWKGSEFKYFLLYGGIVILRDYLPEEEYDHFLKYFCAITIFSTEVYKPLWVEGKRLIEEFILEVPRTYGREHLTSNIHNLQHIYDDICNFGPLPTISTYPFEGYLRNIKRSMRSGWKCLEQAANRISELNNFETYNPPTHPEYPLIEQKSQLTILHMSSSFILKCTENDQWFLTDSNAIIKFSSATRSPDSSRIVINGFPILKFRTYFQISSLSSAKINIFHANISDLALTTAKITTSNVKCKLVAVQKKSGNGYVFFPLLHTLKLTN from the exons ATG CTACCCAAAGATGCCCGGACGCTCTTGCGCACTCCTCAAAACATCGGATCACAGATAGTTCCTATTTCAGGAGGAGATTTTTGGTATCAAGGGATCGAAAAAGCACTGCAATGTTACTTTCG TAATTTCAACAGTGAAATAAACACCATTGAGGTTACACTATCCATGGACGGGCTCCCGCTGCACACAAGTGGAACGACATGCTTTTGGCCTATACTAATGAGAGTGGAAGGAATACCTCAAGCGGCAATTAGAGTGGTTGCTATTTTTTGTGGATATTCTAAGCCGGAAAATGCAGAAGAATATTTAAGGCCTTTAGTAAATGAGTTAAACCATTTACATAGAAATGGCATTACTTTAAATAGTATTACAAGGCCCTTTAAACTTCGCTGCATAATTGGTGATGCTCCAGCACGTGCTTTGATTAAAG GAGTAAGATACTACAATGGCAAGGAAGGTTGTATGAAATGTACTTGCCACGGGGAATATTtagcagaagaaagaaaggttATTTTTGTGGGAGTTGGTGCAGCAGCGCGCACTGATTCAATGTTTAGGATGCAAGGATATGGCAGGCATCATAGGGAACCAACTCCTCTCACAGAGTTGGATGATTTTGATATCATCAAGAATGTTGTGACCAGTGACAGTCTCCATTTATTAGACCatggagcaacaaaaaaatttttaatgcattgGAAAACTGCAAAATTTAGCTCGGATGAGAAATGGTCTCAAGAACAGATCGATAATATTTCCACATTCATTATGAATATGAAGCTTCCATCGGAAATAATTAGGCGGATGAGATCcctcaaatttttaaaatattggaaGGGATcagaatttaaatattttctacttTATGGTGGTATAGTAATATTACGCGATTATTTGCCTGAAGAAGAGTACGAccattttttgaaatatttttgcgCCATAACGATATTTTCGACAGAAGTTTACAAACCACTGTGGGTAGAAGGGAAACGTTTGATAGAAGAGTTTATTTTAGAGGTGCCTCGTACTTATGGACGGGAGCATCTTACAAGCAACATTCATAACTTGCAGCACATATATGATGATATTTGTAATTTTGGTCCACTCCCCACAATTTCAACGTATCCGTTTGAGGGATACCTCCGCAATATAAAGCGCAGTATGAGAAGTGGTTGGAAATGTTTAGAACAGGCAGCGAACCGTATTTCCGAactaaataattttgaaacctATAATCCTCCTACACATCCAGAATATCCATTAATAGAGCAAAAATCCCAACTCACTATCCTACATATGTCCTCAAGTTTTATACTAAAATGCACAGAAAATGATCAATGGTTTTTAACTGATTCTAAcgcaattattaaatttagttCTGCTACACGCTCCCCTGACTCTTCTAGAATCGTCATTAATGGATTCCCCATACTAAAATTTAGAACTTACTTTCAAATCTCTTCCTTATCTTCAGCTAAAATTAACATATTTCATGCTAACATTTCCGATCTTGCactaacaacagcaaaaataacaacttctaatgtaaaatgtaaattagtaGCAGTACAAAAAAAGTCTGGCAATGGATATGTCTTTTTCCCATTACTTCATACTTTAAAATTgacaaattaa
- the LOC125769601 gene encoding uncharacterized protein LOC125769601 isoform X2 has translation MGPHQRCVWSEWLKHLVLSTNLTHDTTNKLMALLRDTTNFQLPKDARTLLRTPQNIGSQIVPISGGDFWYQGIEKALQCYFRNFNSEINTIEVTLSMDGLPLHTSGTTCFWPILMRVEGIPQAAIRVVAIFCGYSKPENAEEYLRPLVNELNHLHRNGITLNSITRPFKLRCIIGDAPARALIKGVRYYNGKEGCMKCTCHGEYLAEERKVIFVGVGAAARTDSMFRMQGYGRHHREPTPLTELDDFDIIKNVVTSDSLHLLDHGATKKFLMHWKTAKFSSDEKWSQEQIDNISTFIMNMKLPSEIIRRMRSLKFLKYWKGSEFKYFLLYGGIVILRDYLPEEEYDHFLKYFCAITIFSTEVYKPLWVEGKRLIEEFILEVPRTYGREHLTSNIHNLQHIYDDICNFGPLPTISTYPFEGYLRNIKRSMRSGWKCLEQAANRISELNNFETYNPPTHPEYPLIEQKSQLTILHMSSSFILKCTENDQWFLTDSNAIIKFSSATRSPDSSRIVINGFPILKFRTYFQISSLSSAKINIFHANISDLALTTAKITTSNVKCKLVAVQKKSGNGYVFFPLLHTLKLTN, from the exons ATGGGACCACATCAGCGATGCGTTTGGAGTGAATG GTTGAAGCATTTGGTGCTGTCCACGAACCTCACGCATGACACGACGAATAAACTAATGGCTCTGTTACGTGACACTACTAATTTCCAGCTACCCAAAGATGCCCGGACGCTCTTGCGCACTCCTCAAAACATCGGATCACAGATAGTTCCTATTTCAGGAGGAGATTTTTGGTATCAAGGGATCGAAAAAGCACTGCAATGTTACTTTCG TAATTTCAACAGTGAAATAAACACCATTGAGGTTACACTATCCATGGACGGGCTCCCGCTGCACACAAGTGGAACGACATGCTTTTGGCCTATACTAATGAGAGTGGAAGGAATACCTCAAGCGGCAATTAGAGTGGTTGCTATTTTTTGTGGATATTCTAAGCCGGAAAATGCAGAAGAATATTTAAGGCCTTTAGTAAATGAGTTAAACCATTTACATAGAAATGGCATTACTTTAAATAGTATTACAAGGCCCTTTAAACTTCGCTGCATAATTGGTGATGCTCCAGCACGTGCTTTGATTAAAG GAGTAAGATACTACAATGGCAAGGAAGGTTGTATGAAATGTACTTGCCACGGGGAATATTtagcagaagaaagaaaggttATTTTTGTGGGAGTTGGTGCAGCAGCGCGCACTGATTCAATGTTTAGGATGCAAGGATATGGCAGGCATCATAGGGAACCAACTCCTCTCACAGAGTTGGATGATTTTGATATCATCAAGAATGTTGTGACCAGTGACAGTCTCCATTTATTAGACCatggagcaacaaaaaaatttttaatgcattgGAAAACTGCAAAATTTAGCTCGGATGAGAAATGGTCTCAAGAACAGATCGATAATATTTCCACATTCATTATGAATATGAAGCTTCCATCGGAAATAATTAGGCGGATGAGATCcctcaaatttttaaaatattggaaGGGATcagaatttaaatattttctacttTATGGTGGTATAGTAATATTACGCGATTATTTGCCTGAAGAAGAGTACGAccattttttgaaatatttttgcgCCATAACGATATTTTCGACAGAAGTTTACAAACCACTGTGGGTAGAAGGGAAACGTTTGATAGAAGAGTTTATTTTAGAGGTGCCTCGTACTTATGGACGGGAGCATCTTACAAGCAACATTCATAACTTGCAGCACATATATGATGATATTTGTAATTTTGGTCCACTCCCCACAATTTCAACGTATCCGTTTGAGGGATACCTCCGCAATATAAAGCGCAGTATGAGAAGTGGTTGGAAATGTTTAGAACAGGCAGCGAACCGTATTTCCGAactaaataattttgaaacctATAATCCTCCTACACATCCAGAATATCCATTAATAGAGCAAAAATCCCAACTCACTATCCTACATATGTCCTCAAGTTTTATACTAAAATGCACAGAAAATGATCAATGGTTTTTAACTGATTCTAAcgcaattattaaatttagttCTGCTACACGCTCCCCTGACTCTTCTAGAATCGTCATTAATGGATTCCCCATACTAAAATTTAGAACTTACTTTCAAATCTCTTCCTTATCTTCAGCTAAAATTAACATATTTCATGCTAACATTTCCGATCTTGCactaacaacagcaaaaataacaacttctaatgtaaaatgtaaattagtaGCAGTACAAAAAAAGTCTGGCAATGGATATGTCTTTTTCCCATTACTTCATACTTTAAAATTgacaaattaa